The window GTAGAAGAAAGGAGAATTCGCAGCAAGCTGCACAATATGCTCATTAGTGATGTGTCAGTCACAGTGACAGTTCATGCATTGTTGTTCTAGAGGAACAAAATACAGATATAAAACTGTATTGAATATAAGACATGACAAAATAAATTGAACCTGCCATAAGGATGTTCCATCATTACCTCCTCCTGAGTCCTGCAAAGTCAGCATCGCTGTCCTGAATCCTGAAATCTAGGGTGCAGAATTTGAACAAACTCCTAAGCCTGAAGTATTAAACTTTGTTATGTAACtggacacacaaaaaaatctcaTGGAATTACATTAAAGGAGGGACATATCTAGAGACCAGAATATCAGCTAGCAACCACCCAACACACTGTAACAACCAAAAAACAATGCACTTAGAAAAGCAATAAaccattaaaacaattaatataGCCACACCATTCTGAAAGTGACTTTTACAGAAGCAACACATACTTTTCCTTCACAAAAGGCCAAAAATCTAGTTCTCTTCTGGCGTTTGTAAGTTTTCATTGTTCAAACACTTCAGTCTGTTCTTCCAGATTGTGTGGATTCTCATGTAAGCAGAAACAAATGGAGCATCTTATCAGCAGAGGACGCAGCTCCAAATCTTCTGTCACAGTTTCCTTTTCATACAATGGAGTATGAAATCAAATGTTACGTTCTTCTTGGTCTTCAAGCTTTTGTCACAAACAAGCACTAATTACATCTCCATATATTAATTAAAGTGGCACACATTTACATTAGTTGAAAAGCAAAAGGATTTGTAAACCACCAAAAAagcaaaacatattttttttctaaataacaAGGCTTCATGCATACATTCAAGCTggcataaacattaaaatgcacCCTATTTATGCATGTtatagatcttattgtgaacaattcatctgtgcatgtttaattatttttaaaaactgactcaaaatatttaaaggggacctataatgcccctttcacatgatataatataagtctctggtgtctccagaatgtgtctgcgaagtttcagctcataataccccatagatcatttattatagcttgtcaaatttgcccctatttgggtgtgagcaaaaacacgttgtttttgtgtgtccctttaaatgcaaatgagctgttcCTCCCagcccactttccagaagagggcggagctttaacagctcgtgcttcggttgctcaacaacaacaaagctggagaatctcacgcagccaaaatgaggattgtcagtaacggtgttcagccttacaatGTTCAAACGGGAGtcaacactgatggagagactcaggaagaagttacaacttttagaatgaaactggacgtttctgaatggttagtggataaatttatgttaatcttttgtgcaaatccagcgttgaattgaccctcgtttgtgaagcagtccggtgtaaaatgacggcatggtaactacaacaactcttcctcttctctaaagcagcccaacatggccctttgttgcgtgttctcaggggcggggtttatgtaaattttaaagttagtgatgtcaccaacccaggaagaagctcgttgtagtccctaccagtcctttgttgtagtccttaaaaagtgatttctataaaagaaaatatcttcctttgcattgaactttgagcgtcgtaactttacagatgttgtttattctcaaacagcaacattacacactaactaaagttaaaaaagttaaatcataatcaaccacccctttaatcaAATACAACTGTGATATATTACATGTTCATCTGCCGCCTCTTCAGAGTGTAACACCTACATCTCAAAAACCAATGAATGAAAAGAAGCAAGTCTCTGCCCTACATTTGTATTTTCGATAAGCCGTTACACTCTGATGTACatcacaatacagaagaaaaatCTTCTGTTTCATTGCGACTTTAAACAAAATTGAGAAAGAACCCAGTATTCATTAGTCCAATCAAACAAAATCCAATCATCAATCGATTTCTTCAAATAAGCCATTTCAACACTTTGATAATCTTCTGTTTCATCATGACTTTTAACCTAATCGAGACTTAATAATGATGCAGACCAATATTACTTAAGGAATAAACTTCCTCAGCAGTTTAATGTAATCATGATCACAAACAGGCTTAAAATTGAAATGCTCTTCCAAATCCACCAGAAATGGCAAGTAATAGCCAGTCTAATCTTTTTAAACACtgaaaaaactaaatcaaaattaggAAAACAAGGCAACAGTCCAACACATGCACACAGTAGAGCCTTCATGCTGTTTTACATGGTTATCTTCTGGTTTGCACTTAATCAATAGAATCTGTAGCTACACATCTGACCGATTAGTGGAGGAATAATTCATGTTCAGGAAGCAGGTTTTGAAGTTCGAGAGAAAAACATGTGGACAAGGAAAAAGCATCTAAGTTTCTCCTCTGAAGATAAtggacacacacagatacacaccaCTGAGCACCAAGACACCCTGTCGTCTAACTCGGAGGGGCTGTTATCGAGAGAGCCTTGAAGTGTGAAGAAACTGAGCTTGAAGGTTTCTCAGCGGACTCTTGTGAAAGCTACAGTGCCCCCTGGTGGCGAGGAGAATGTACAGCCTATGCTACGTCCCTTTAGTGTGGCATGACAGTGTGACTGTGACGTGTACGTGTTTTTATTGTTGACAGTGTTGATGGATGAAGGAGAGAACGTCGTCTTTAGACAGTTTGTCGGGGTTGACCCGTGTCTGGGAGTCGTGAACTCGGACGCCTTCCTCCCAAGCCCAAAATAGCCTGTCTTTATGACATGCACTGAAACAGAACAGAgagaaacaaacagaaaataagAACAGGTGTTTATGAATGAGAAACCTCTacatgttcaaaagtttggggtcaataagatttttctttttcttttttttcaagaaagtaataattttattcagcaaggatgcattagaTTGATtagaagtgacagtaaaaacttaaaaaataaaagcttttcttttgaactttctatttattaaagaatcctgaaaaattatagttttcaacataataataaatgctttttgagcaatatttcacaatattactactTGTAcagtatatttgatcaaataaagccttgagactttgttcaaaaacattaaaaatattacagtaacactttacaataaagtttcattagttaacattaagaattaacaatacttctacagcatttattaatcttagttaatgttactttcaacatttactaatatatttttaaaatcaattgtatttgtttacattagttgtgaactaacatgaataaacaatgaacggctggatttttattaactaacaaataataaatactgtaacaaatgtattgttcattgttagttaatgcattaaataatgttaataaatgaggcCTTACtgcaaagtgttaccattattacaatcccaaacttttgaacagtagtgtatgtattcaattaaacattaattatttaaatattatcattaaatattaaacgAATTGTTAAGCTCTATTGACTGCATCTGTAATGTCAGAGAATTAACATAGAATTTCGACAAGAAAAAGCTGTTTACAGTAATGCTCTTACAACAGAAACCTATTGGGCAAGATTTTGCGCAAGACTAGTGTGATAAAATCACTAACCAAACTTGTTATAAGTTGTACTCAATTTCAAAACTGCCATGACCATGTAAAAGCAGTTAAGGCAAAATTTTTTGCATgataacaaatataatacaaGAATTACATTCGTAAAAAGTCTCACCGCTAAAAGGACAATGTAGATGATTATATAGCTCACATAACACACATTTTTGTTGAAgaattatttgaattttttaagtaaaaatataagcTGGAATGCTTTGCTTTATAAAATTTCATCGTAGGTGCATTTCTATAAACATGACTTATTTTTTGGCATGACACGTCACTTGTTTTGAACCCGGAACATTCCTTTAATGAAACTGAAGAGCAATAAGCAACCAAACGGTATATAAGAAAAAATGCAAAACGAATACAAAAGGTATTAAAAAGGATGTTGAGGGTTTAGAGAGAAGCTCTTTTCTTTGAAGGTCAGATGCTACATAAAGGCCAGAAATATTTGTGCAAAATCCTCATGAAAATTCAGACACTGTAATGGAATTTTCCTGCTGAGGGCTTCAATCCAAAACCGGGTGCCAGTGTAGTGCCAGTTAAGCAGGATTACTTCATACACTTCAATACTTACTGGAAAGGTGCCACAGAACCGGGCGGCAGTGCATAAGTCGATTCTTTGGTCTGCTTATTGTAGAAAAACTTTCTTTTAGAATTTTTGCTGAACGCCATTGTCCATGGGTCTGTCAAAGAGCgaaaataaataatgtcaaattcaTCTTTAACAATTAAGGCACTCCACTAATATTATCCTCTCTCTCACCGTTAACAGTTTTGATGATGTAAAGGCCATTGGGAAGGAAGTGACGATCATCTCTGCCTGTGTACGAGAGTCTTGGCATCCCTCCCGAGCTCTTGGTTACCTTCATTTCCAACCTGaagaaaaaatcaaataaaatgaaacgAAACATCACATATAcatgttgatttttttaaatgatatatGTATACATCTACATGTATGTGGTTGAAGTGGTGGAACACACCTCACAAAGATCTTCTCCATCTCCTCTAACCTATAGACTTCCTTCACTCTATtaaatgaaagagagagagtgaatgaatgaggctGAAACAGCAAGCATACCGATTTGCAAATCATCCTAAACATGAAAGATCCTGTCTAGGCTCTAGTAAAACACAGTATCTTCATTAATTTTACATACTGCACCCTCCAGTGTTCATAGGACTTCCTGGCCCCCATGGCTGTCACTGACATGGCAATTAGAACAACCGCAAAGAGAAAGGAATATTACCGGATGGGGTTCATGTCTGGCCTGCTGGGTTTGGACACAGCTTTCACAAATTTCTCGGCCATCTGGATTCTGCACCAAAAACAAgattgcttttttgtttttttacattttagaaagAGAATATCAGTCAGGTTTGCATTTAGATCATAATAAACCCTAATCAACAGCAATTCATTTTCTATAAAGCTGCTTTGTAACCATTTTTATTTCGTATTAAGTGtaatataagaaaaaaagaCCTCTGGTTGAAGTGCTGATCTCTGACGTCAGTGCCGTTGAGAACAAGAGCATCGAGAATGTGCACAGCGTTGATCCTTCGCTGGGCTTTTCCCTTTAAGAACATATACAATAActttttacaaaatatacacTTCATTATTTTACTGGAATGACATAATTGCCCTTACACTAAAGCTGTTATTCACCACTGTTCTCTCTACTCTCACTTATAATTATACGAATTGTCTCTGTTCACCTCTCCCTTCAGCTCCTGGACGATCTCTACACTCAGTAATGTCTCTCTGGGCAGCTCCAGTTTGAAGTTCTCCAGCTTCTTCCAGCGTAACGGGGCTTTGCCGTCCCACGTGTAGATCTGAGATCTCTGCATACACAAATGTTACATAAGGTGTAagtatatatgtgaccctggaccacaaaaccagtctcaagggtcaatttttttaaattgagattgaAAAGCTGAAtatgaaagctgaataaataagctttccactgatgtatagtttgtcacgATAGGACAATATTTAGGCAGAGATAcgactatttgaaaatctggaatctgagagtgcaaaaaaatcaaaatattgagaaaatcgcctttgaagttgtccaaatgaagtccttagcaatgcatatccactcacaaaaatacattttagatatatttacggtaggaacatcttcatggaacatgatctttacttaaaatcctgatgatttttggcataaaagaaaaatcgatgattttgacccatacaatgtattgttggctattgctacaaatatacccatgcgacttatgactggttttgtggtccagggtcacatatatgtCTAAAACACAATATAAATAACACTATCGCATTCAAAAATATACTCCTTACCCCAAGTCCCAGGAGAAAGAGTTGTTCTCCTCCTCCCACAATGCACCTGTAGTCCAGTACGTGTTGCAGTTTGTCCAGATTTCCTGAGTTCAGTGCAGTTGGTCTGGAATTAAAACTGTCCATATCTGAGCCCtgagataaaaagacaataagcagaaagatatatatatatatatatatatatatatatatatttttatttatttatataaaatgtaaactgtatttaaaaaaatactactaAACAGGACTTTATGTCCTCACAAGgattaatgacaaaaacatattatttaaaaaataataaattattcaaaacataactaaaataaatacatttcttggtgcaaaacaatatttaaaatgcattttaaatatactaTTAAATCTCACAATgacataaaaatatgtttaaaaaataaataatgtttaaaaaaaaaaaaaaaaaaaaaaagaaagaaaaaaaattcaaatttccCCCCAAAATTATCATTAATGAATAATCTGgatatgttatttttatttttttattgaaaacattATTGAAATATAATAATCTCACTACCAGCATAATTAACATTAGCATAATTAAATCAATACAACAAAGACTATGATGCATAAATGCttcacaatttaaataatacatcaataaaaaaaacacattacagttttaaaaatgcatataaCTGGGAGGGGATGTGCATAACTGTAAAACTGTTAAATTAATGAATATTCTGGATGagttattttttagttttaccTAATTGAAAACATTAGAATAGATATAATCTGATATAATAGAATAATATATCAATAATATATCACATTACAGTTATAAAAATGAATGCAACTGGGATGGGATGTGCTTAAATGTAAAACTGAATATGTCAcaatatgaaacatttaaatggttaaaaaaaaaaaacaaccctaACCCCAAGATAGACAAAGAAAAGACTAACAGaatataatttcttttcttttttcccttttatttGGGGTGAACTATGACCCTGCTATTATAGGCTTTGTGTGATTCACCCACTTAGCGTTTCTTTTCTGGAACATCACATCCATAAGTACAGAGCATTGCTATATTCCCAGCTAACTTCTCAAAGCCCACACACACTCTTACCTTCATAAGCTCATAGAACTTTGTTTTCGGATCTGATGATGGAGGAGTGACTCTGGCTTTATCAGGAATCTGCACAAAGATGAAGACGTTCAAGGTCACAATTATTCAAATCGACATCATCAGCTCGTCCTTACAGATACCTACGCAAAACATTGTTCTTTGAAATCTTTCAGACATCACCACAAAGCCCTAAGCTAAACTTAATTCCACTGTAAAGTTTTTAGTGAGTGAGGTCTATCTATATAGTGATTAGACTCACCCCCCACAGTTTGAGACATTCTTTGCGGATGTCTGCTTGCCTGGCCTCAAACAGTGTCCTAGAGAGACACACAGCGTTGTTGATAAAGCTTATACAGACGCAGACACGTGcgcaaatacaaataaaagagaGTTTGAAATGAATGCTCTGAAACACACCAGAGAAAGAATGTGTGACTCACGTATCTCTGACGTACGCGTGGATCTTAGCCAGCGCTTTGATCTGTACCGCACAATGGCTGCAAGAAAAGGGATCAGAGTTCAATAAACAAACCTAAGTAAGAATGAATGCATCGAGAGAGCCAGAGACAAAAAGAGGGTCAGAAAGTGATGACGATACCTTTCATTGGAGTTGATCATGAATTGGAAGAAGTCGGTGTCTCCTTTAATGATGTCCAGAGGGACGACTTCAGTAACgtctctgtctgtgtgtctgaaTTGATTCAGTTTCAGGTTGATGGTGAACATGTATTCTCTGACAGCATCAGTGCCAGGCTTTAAACCCTTGCACACCACATATCTGCATGAGGAGaacaataaaaatctttttttttttctttttttttttaatgttaaaatccTTCATCCTAAGCCATCTTATTATTCAGAGACAACTGGAAGAAATACAGATAAATTATGCAAACCAGCATTAAATTATTGCATTAACTATTGGCAAGATTTTAGAGAGGATACCTAGCCTAATACAATGATTAAACGGCTATTTGGCTATTAACCAATAGCCAGCAGGGCCTATGTGATATGAGTGAAAaaggaaaaacacattttttccttttaaaccgtgtcaaaaataaataaataaataaatataaatgtgtgtgtgtgtgtgtgtatgtgtatatatatatatatatatatatatatatatatatatacagtgccctccacaattattggcacccttagcaattatgagcaaaagcagcagagaaaataaatctgcattgtttatccttttgatctttcattcaaaaaattcacaaaattataacctttcatttcaggaaaataattgaaagtgggggaaacttacattatgaaataaatgtttttatccaaaacacgttggccacaattattggcacccttttattcaaaactttttgcaacctccttttgccaataTAACAGCTAGATcagacaagagatcagagaccattccttcatgcagaatctctccagatccttcagattccagctccatgttagTGCTTCTTcacttcagttcactccactcattttctttagggttcaggtcagaaGACTGCGACGACCATGGCAGAaccttcattttgtgctcagtgacccatttttgtcttggatttgatgtttgttttggatcattgtcctgatggaagatccaaccatggcccattattggatttctagcagaaagCGGttaggttttgatttttatctgttggtatttgatagaatccatgataccatgtatctgaacaagatgtccaggacctccagcagaaaaataggcccacaacattaaagatccagcagtagatttaaccgtgggcatggggtactttttatccatgtgtgcaccaaacccatctggtgggtttgctgccaaaaagctctttttttagtttcatctgaccacagaagccagtcctgtttgaagttccagtcgtgtctgacaactgaatatgctggagattgtttctggatgagagcagaggatttttcttgaaaccctcccgaacattttgtggggatgtaggtgctgtttgatcatttttttaggctttctgagactcaagactcaactaatctctgcaattctccagctgtgatccttggagagtctttgtccactcaaactttcctcctcacttcacattaggacgatctagacacacgtcctcttccaggcagatttgtaacatgtttagttgatttgaacttcttaattattgccatgatagtggaaatggggattttcaatgttttaggtattttacagccactttctattttgtgaagctcaacaatcttttgctgcaaatcagaactatattctttggttttactcattgtgatgaatcaTTACGGGAacttggcctttgtgtttcctcatgtttatattcctgtggaacaggaagtcatggctggacaatttcatgctcctagtcaccatGGTGtgctaaaatgtaaatgtgaatgggaatatacttcagagatattttactcataagaatttctaggggtgccaataattgtggccaacatgtattggagaaaaacatttatttcataatgtgagtttcccccactttcaactgttttccttcaatgaaaggttagaattttgtgaattttttgaatgaaagatcaaaaggataaacaatgcagatttattttcacatccacctttgctcatatttacttagggtgccaataattgtggagggcactgtatatatatatatatatatatatataaacccatctggtgggtttgcttcaaaaaagctcttgttttagtttcatctgaccatagaagccggtcccttTTGAAGCTCCAATTTTTTTGCTAAATTGaacgtattttacgagttgccagatttgtatgaattcatacgaatgacctacccctaaccccgcccctaaacctacccatcactgcggtttagacaaatcgtatgaatttgtacgagtGAGGTTGTATGGATTCATATGAAtcagccacctcgtaaaatacatacaaatttgTCGTGAGATAGCGTTGGAATAATATAtgcattaaatgtttaaaaaaaagtgttaattaCCAGTAGTgtaattcaaaaaataaataaaatgttgcagtGAAGTTTAGGCCAATTTCTGCAAgttggggaaaaaaagcatATATTGATATGCTGAACAGAGAGAGAAGTTACAATACTGACTGCCAGCAGCTCTTTCACATCCTTAAAggtctctctctcactcttccACAGTAAGTCATGGAGAATGAACACACACCTCTCTGAATTGGCAGGTCGGCTGGTGACGGGTTTGAAGAGCGAGATCCTCTCGAAGCAGAGGTACAGCAGGTAAATCAAGCCCACGCTGAACGGTGTAAACAGGTCAAACGTCTTACACACAAAATGGCCTCCtgtaaatcaaaacaaaatctGTTGAGATATGGTAGcaaaaagtgtttaaataatTTCCATTTATCTACTTAAATGGTCCATGTAATGGAAAACAACCAATCATAAAAGAGGTCATTTACATaaccttaaaggtacagtaacaAAAACAGCCTGTTTAATTGAAAGGGTAAGAGaaacaaaatgttaatgtaaaacTTAATTACAAATGCTGTGGTGCACAAAATCTTGACTAAAAGTATGAGTggatttaaaaacacttttaaaatatgtctcTTCAATGCTATAACTGTAAAACGTATTCCTGTTGTTTTGATACATCTAAAATTAGCTCTTTtctcagacacataatt of the Megalobrama amblycephala isolate DHTTF-2021 linkage group LG24, ASM1881202v1, whole genome shotgun sequence genome contains:
- the cmtr1 gene encoding cap-specific mRNA (nucleoside-2'-O-)-methyltransferase 1, whose protein sequence is MKRGAPASDEPLKKRKTAREDSSDEDEESSQRTTSQDSSQSESHSDVEDHKPSFSRPSDSQNAEGSDAASNFSMYNTVSQKLMAKMGFREGEGLGKYGQGRKEIVEASTQRGRRGLGLTLKGFQGDLNVDWQDEPEPTAIEQVSWFPEGSPEIPDSDELRDWMAVGQKKLKIDDETEFCSGNLLHLLLRCKSVFDDLEGEEMRRARTRSNPYETIRGAFFLNRAAMKMANMDHVFDYMFTNPKDSQGKPQTRDKEGELLYFGDVCAGPGGFSEYVLWRRRWHAKGFGMTLKGANDFKLEDFYAAPSELFEAYYGEGGIDGDGDITLPENISAFRNFVLDSTEGRGLHFLMADGGFSVEGQENIQEILSKQLLLCQFLTAMSVVRPGGHFVCKTFDLFTPFSVGLIYLLYLCFERISLFKPVTSRPANSERYVVCKGLKPGTDAVREYMFTINLKLNQFRHTDRDVTEVVPLDIIKGDTDFFQFMINSNESHCAVQIKALAKIHAYVRDTTLFEARQADIRKECLKLWGIPDKARVTPPSSDPKTKFYELMKGSDMDSFNSRPTALNSGNLDKLQHVLDYRCIVGGGEQLFLLGLGRSQIYTWDGKAPLRWKKLENFKLELPRETLLSVEIVQELKGEGKAQRRINAVHILDALVLNGTDVRDQHFNQRIQMAEKFVKAVSKPSRPDMNPIRVKEVYRLEEMEKIFVRLEMKVTKSSGGMPRLSYTGRDDRHFLPNGLYIIKTVNDPWTMAFSKNSKRKFFYNKQTKESTYALPPGSVAPFHACHKDRLFWAWEEGVRVHDSQTRVNPDKLSKDDVLSFIHQHCQQ